Proteins encoded by one window of Streptomyces sp. NBC_01571:
- a CDS encoding histidinol-phosphate transaminase — translation MTGIDDLPVRDELRGKSPYGAPQLDVAVRLNTNENPYPLPEPLVERIAERVREAARDLNRYPDRDAVQLRTELARYLTRTGGHRVGVENVWAANGSNEVIQQLLQTFGGPGRTAIGFEPSYSMHALIARGTGTGWIAGPRDEDFTVDPAAAERALAEHRPDVVFLTTPNNPTGNAMPRETVLALYEAAQAARPSMVIVDEAYVEFSHGDSLLPLLEGRPNLVVSRTMSKAFGAAGLRLGYLAAHPAVVDAVQLVRLPYHLSAVTQATALAALEHTDTLLAYVERLKAERDRLVTELRAIGYEVTESDANFVQFGRFADSHEAWQKILDRGVLVRDNGVPGRLRVSAGTPAENDAFLDAVRELKKEQSA, via the coding sequence GACTGGCATCGACGATCTCCCCGTACGGGACGAGCTGCGCGGCAAGTCCCCCTACGGCGCGCCCCAACTCGACGTCGCCGTACGGCTGAACACGAACGAGAACCCCTACCCGCTGCCCGAACCCCTCGTCGAGCGGATCGCCGAGCGGGTGCGTGAGGCAGCCCGCGACCTCAACCGCTACCCCGACCGGGACGCCGTGCAGCTGCGCACCGAGCTGGCCCGGTATCTGACGAGGACCGGCGGACACCGGGTCGGCGTCGAGAACGTCTGGGCGGCCAACGGCTCGAACGAGGTCATCCAGCAACTGCTGCAGACCTTCGGCGGACCCGGCCGTACGGCGATCGGTTTCGAGCCCTCGTACTCGATGCACGCGCTCATCGCGCGTGGCACCGGCACCGGCTGGATCGCCGGCCCGCGCGACGAGGACTTCACCGTCGACCCCGCCGCCGCCGAGCGGGCCCTCGCCGAGCACCGCCCCGACGTGGTCTTCCTCACCACCCCCAACAACCCCACCGGCAACGCGATGCCGCGCGAGACGGTCCTCGCGCTGTACGAGGCCGCGCAGGCGGCCAGGCCGTCGATGGTGATCGTGGACGAGGCCTACGTCGAGTTCAGCCACGGCGACTCGCTGCTGCCGCTGCTCGAAGGACGGCCGAATCTCGTCGTCTCGCGGACGATGTCGAAGGCGTTCGGCGCGGCCGGACTGCGTCTGGGCTATCTCGCCGCGCACCCGGCGGTCGTCGACGCCGTACAGCTCGTACGCCTGCCGTACCACCTGTCGGCCGTCACCCAGGCCACGGCCCTGGCCGCCCTGGAGCACACCGACACCCTGCTGGCGTACGTGGAGCGCCTGAAGGCCGAGCGGGACCGGCTGGTCACCGAACTGCGCGCGATCGGGTACGAGGTGACCGAGTCGGACGCCAACTTCGTGCAGTTCGGGCGATTCGCGGACTCCCACGAGGCCTGGCAGAAGATCCTCGACCGGGGCGTCCTGGTCAGAGACAACGGCGTACCGGGCCGGCTGCGGGTCTCCGCGGGCACCCCGGCCGAAAACGACGCGTTCCTGGACGCCGTCCGTGAGTTGAAGAAGGAGCAGAGCGCATGA